The Candidatus Zixiibacteriota bacterium region CGAAACACGCCCCAGGGACCGAAGCTCACAAGCAGCGCCAGGACACCGATCGAGGCCGGGACGACCTTGATGCTCTTGGTCTTGGCGGCCAAGAAGTACACCACCATCGCCGCCAACCACCCGCCCAGGACGAGAGCGAAATACCGGTTCTCCGTGATCCCGTACTCCGACACCCGCCGCCAGATCGCCAGTTCGAGCACAACGATCATCGGGATCATGGCGATCCAGAACCACCGTGCGGCAACCGTGATCCAACGGTTCTCCCTCTCATGGCGGATGGGATGGAGCAGCAGGTAGGCGACAATGCCGGTTGACGCAAAACCGAAGATGAGGCCGCTCACCATGCCTCTCGGCCAACTCCACTCGACAATGATCTTGACAATGTACGCATACAGGATGACGAGATAGACAACCAGCAGCGGTGAGAGAATGTACTGGCCGAAGACCTTGAGTACCCGAGGGTAGTCCGTCAGAGTCTCCAGAGCATCCAAGTCCTTGGACACCCCGACCAGAAAGAACCAAGTGGCGAAAACGCCGAGGATGACCAGTGCCAGCTCGCCATAGCGTCTTTCGGGAACATCAATCCCGAAAAGCTGATCGACCGCCGCCAACGCCAGCGCCAGACCCAAGTAGAGCGTGAGGGAAAACAGGCCGGCGAGGAGGATGCGCTGCACAAGGCACCTGTTGTATTGCCAGAACCCGTTCAACTGCTTCACTTGGGCGTACGGGGCGGTCGCCACCAGCAGGCAGAATGCCAGGAAGAGGATCAGAAGCCGTAGAAGATGGAGTTGCGGCGCGGTGGGGATGCTCGCGGGTACAGTCAGAGCATAGGCGGCCAGCAGGACCACACAGATCACTGGAACTCCCCACGCCATGGACTTCGGCCATTCCCGCCTTTCCGCGACCAGAGCGGACGCGAGCAGCAGCGGGAATCCCAGGATTGACGCGAACAGGATCTTGAAGAGGATACTGGTTGTCGGCGGCCCTTCGTAATCGACAATCATCAGCGCCGACACGGTTGCGGCAACCGCAGCGATGAGAACAAGAGGAAAGCGCCGGACCGCGACGATCGACTCTCGCGCAACCTGTTGAATGGAGGGTAGCTTCATGGCTTCATGGCTCAATGGTGAACCTGAGTGACGATTGTTCGGCCAATCGTGACCAGTGCCGGCGCAGGTCAACTCGAACGGACACCAATGTACCGCTGCCCACCCCGTGCGACAACCCCGATTGCCCAGCGTCGCTCCCGGACGAGCGCCGTCCTCACGAGGACCATCCTCGAAGAACGGAAACGATTGGGCGTCGCGACGCGCGCACCAATAGCGCGCGTTCGGAGACACTGCGAGCGTCGCTGGCGATGTAAGGGGCTGTGCTGTAGCGGATTAAACGATGGTGGAGAGGGGAGGATTCGAACCTCCGAAGGCGTCCGCCGGCAGATTTACAGTCTGCTCCCTTTGGCCACTTGGGTACCTCTCCGTACGAGAGACAAGGGTCCGATGCCCTTGCCCACCCAGTTCTAAGCGAGGACAAGGGGCTTAAGCCCCCTGTTCACCCAGACATGGAATCTACTCACACCACAAGCCCGTGGCAACCCAAACCCAAGCCGGCGAAGGGACTCGAACCCCCGACAGGCTGATTACAAATCAGCTACTCTACCATCTGAGTTACGCCGGCGAAGAACCTGTTTCCCCATTCCGTCGGTACTACGTCGACAACAAGACCAACCGGCTTCAGCACCGCCGCCGATTCAAACGAAATATTTTAACCCGACTCGACATCGTTGTCAAGCCACCGATGGGTGCATCGGCCCCGGAACGACGGTCCGCTTTGCCACCGGACAGAATAAAGAGAACAAAAGTCGCGTATCTGCGGTTGCATCGTCAGACGCCCATCTGGGGGCGTGGGAACCGACACATCCGGAGGAACGATGAAGATCATGCGTCTGAGTCTCGCCGCGGCGGGGTTTCTTTTCTTTGCCATCCCGGCGTCGGCGACCGTCTGGGTCGTCAACGTGCAGGACTTCTCCTTCAGCCCCAAGAACCTCACCGTCATGCAGGGAGACACGGTCAGGTGGCAACGCGTCGGCGGAACTCACACAACGACCTCGGGATCGCCCTGCTCGCCCGACGGACTCTGGAGCCAGGTCATCGACGCCGGGCACACGACATACCAGCGCCAGTTCTCCCAAGTCGGGACCTTTCCCTACTACTGCATCCCCCACTGTGAATTCGGCATGACCGGCACGATCACTGTGGACCGGGCAGCCGCCATCGGCGGTGGGGAGTCCGGGGACCCGTTGCCGCGGACAGCATCGCTGGAGCAGAACTACCCGAATCCCTTCAACGCAGCCACAGAAATCTACTTTGACCTAACAATCGACGCCACGGCCCAAGTAGCGGTTTTCGACATCCTGGGCCGGACCGTGCGCACCCTGGAGAGCGGCTATTTCTCGTCCGGTCGTCACCATGTCACTTGGGATGCCACCGATGCAGACGGCCGAAACGTTCCAACAGGCGTTTACTTCTTCCGTCTGGTCACCGACCGGGAGGCCGTGACGCGCAAGATGGTGCTATTGCGTTAGCAGCGGGCACGCCGCTGCGGCCCTGGCCTCTGCATTTCAGTCAGATAGGGAACCTGCCGAATTGCCTCGGGCGAGACAGCGGCTCTCCCCGACGCAATCACACGCCCAAATGCAGGGCGCGGCATGCCGTGCCCCAGAAGCTCAACGGCGGGACGTCATCTCTCTTCCGCGGGCGACGATCCCGCGGGTGGGACTCTCTCGGGATCATGACGCCAGACGAAGTACGAGTACGGGGTCACGATCAGGACAAGTGCCGCCAGACTGACGATGATGAGCCATATCCCCCAAGTCGGTTGCAGAATCCCCACCGCGGCGGTCAGCAGCCCGGAGGTAATCAGCAGCCACCCGGCCAAACGGTTGCTCTTGGACCAGGACGTCTTGCTCGAGAGAGTCCAGG contains the following coding sequences:
- a CDS encoding DUF4153 domain-containing protein encodes the protein MKLPSIQQVARESIVAVRRFPLVLIAAVAATVSALMIVDYEGPPTTSILFKILFASILGFPLLLASALVAERREWPKSMAWGVPVICVVLLAAYALTVPASIPTAPQLHLLRLLILFLAFCLLVATAPYAQVKQLNGFWQYNRCLVQRILLAGLFSLTLYLGLALALAAVDQLFGIDVPERRYGELALVILGVFATWFFLVGVSKDLDALETLTDYPRVLKVFGQYILSPLLVVYLVILYAYIVKIIVEWSWPRGMVSGLIFGFASTGIVAYLLLHPIRHERENRWITVAARWFWIAMIPMIVVLELAIWRRVSEYGITENRYFALVLGGWLAAMVVYFLAAKTKSIKVVPASIGVLALLVSFGPWGVFRISERSQVGRLEKLLTQNNLLIKGKVQKAQTAIAQADAAQISSVVRYLQQNHGYAQIQPWFSQSLKRDSAGIGLIDQPPANVVAYLGVEYSEAPIFWGGRSRRLRANMKQALSIGEYDHLMVVQRLGALTPDTTHVEEGVTCVIDSSLEVITARLVDGGAIVDSVQIRLRPLVDSLLREYGALGRDDIPVERMSVEAATAAMKLRVVLLSIEVRRDGDDLKPIAYDALTLYSRTRQ
- a CDS encoding FlgD immunoglobulin-like domain containing protein, which translates into the protein MKIMRLSLAAAGFLFFAIPASATVWVVNVQDFSFSPKNLTVMQGDTVRWQRVGGTHTTTSGSPCSPDGLWSQVIDAGHTTYQRQFSQVGTFPYYCIPHCEFGMTGTITVDRAAAIGGGESGDPLPRTASLEQNYPNPFNAATEIYFDLTIDATAQVAVFDILGRTVRTLESGYFSSGRHHVTWDATDADGRNVPTGVYFFRLVTDREAVTRKMVLLR